One region of Ananas comosus cultivar F153 linkage group 9, ASM154086v1, whole genome shotgun sequence genomic DNA includes:
- the LOC109715894 gene encoding protein DETOXIFICATION 18-like — MSSSPLLEASSKKGGWSWVRKVVDVEEAKGQLLFAVPMILTNVSYYAITLVSVMFAGHLGDVELAGATLGNSWGTVTGMALMTGLSGALETLCGQGYGAKLYRLLGIYLQSSIITSTFFAILVSILWYFSEPVLIWLHQEPEVARMAALYLLYLIPGLFAYGYLQCILRFLQTQTVVLPLVVCSIVPLLIHVGLTYLLVHVFGIGFKGTSIAGSISLWISVFMLAVYIKWSKKFRYTWEGFSMEAFHHVLPSMKLAVPSAVMVCFEYWAFEILVLLAGLMPNSELSTSLIAMCVNTEAVTYMITYGFSAAVSTRVSNEIGAGNIEKAKNAVTVTLKLSVFLAATVVLILSFGHNIWASMFSSSQAIIQEYAYMAPFVAGSILFDSAQGVLSGVSRGCGWQHLAAWTNLVAFYLIGMPLALLFAFKLEFYAKGLWLGLICGLFCQFCTLLVITLRTEWHRLKLQEDEAVLV; from the exons ATGTCTTCATCTCCATTGTTAGAGGCGAGTAGTAAAAAGGGAGGGTGGTCATGGGTGAGGAAGGTGGTGGATGTGGAGGAGGCGAAGGGGCAGCTGCTGTTCGCGGTGCCGATGATCCTCACCAACGTGTCGTACTATGCGATCACGCTCGTCTCCGTCATGTTCGCGGGGCATCTCGGGGATGTCGAGCTCGCGGGAGCGACTCTCGGCAACTCCTGGGGCACCGTCACCGGCATGGCTCTCATG aCTGGTTTAAGTGGGGCTCTTGAGACACTTTGTGGCCAAGGATACGGCGCGAAGCTATACAGGTTGCTAGGAATATACCTCCAATCCTCGATCATCACATCGACGTTCTTCGCGATCTTAGTATCCATTCTATGGTATTTTTCCGAGCCTGTACTGATATGGTTGCACCAGGAACCTGAGGTTGCGCGAATGGCCGCGCTCTATCTCTTGTACTTAATCCCTGGACTATTCGCCTACGGGTACTTGCAATGTATTCTGAGGTTTCTGCAGACGCAAACTGTGGTTCTGCCGCTCGTGGTGTGCTCCATTGTTCCGCTGCTCATCCATGTCGGATTAACTTATCTGTTGGTTCATGTATTCGGCATCGGTTTCAAGGGGACTTCGATAGCTGGGTCGATATCGCTGTGGATATCTGTGTTTATGCTCGCGGTTTACATCAAGTGGTCGAAGAAGTTCCGGTACACCTGGGAGGGGTTTTCCATGGAAGCATTTCATCATGTGTTGCCTAGCATGAAGTTAGCTGTTCCCTCTGCTGTGATGGTCTG TTTTGAGTATTGGGCTTTTGAGATTCTGGTTTTACTTGCTGGGCTAATGCCAAACTCTGAGCTGAGTACTTCACTCATCGCAATGTG TGTTAATACAGAGGCAGTCACATACATGATCACATACGGATTCAGCGCGGCAGTGAG CACGCGTGTGTCGAATGAGATCGGCGCGGGAAATATCGAGAAGGCGAAAAACGCGGTTACAGTGACTCTAAAGCTCTCGGTCTTCCTCGCAGCGACTGTAGTTTTGATACTATCATTTGGGCACAATATATGGGCTAGTATGTTCAGCAGCAGCCAAGCAATAATCCAGGAATATGCTTACATGGCTCCCTTTGTTGCTGGGTCTATATTATTCGACTCGGCACAGGGAGTTTTATCAG GGGTCTCTAGAGGCTGTGGTTGGCAACATTTGGCAGCTTGGACCAACTTAGTGGCTTTCTATTTAATTGGAATGCCATTGGCCCTTCTATTTGCGTTTAAATTGGAATTTTATGCCAag GGGTTGTGGCTGGGTCTGATATGTGGTCTCTTCTGCCAATTCTGCACTCTCCTGGTTATCACTCTCCGCACCGAATGGCACAGATTAAAACTCCAAGAGGACGAAGCTGTTCTTGTTTAG
- the LOC109715450 gene encoding WD repeat-containing protein DDB_G0290555, which yields MPRTSAVESPGCPPLRVLTADALGLVKVVEARGKAGTPKVVETWGPPDASRCVVAASFADRKKKPILAVARKNGLIDFLNPLTGDAVATIKFGESGSADCAAEGDPIVGLHLFKSRKPESTAMLGVSLICTEKGKACLRSVAKRDAQPDLDTDSQSTWSVCNAGQVLCSSVDGSENYALFGGKRVELNLWDLANCSKLWTAKSPPSNSLGIFTPTCFTAATFLSKDDHRKIVAGTNSHQIRLYDISAQRRPVISVDFRESPIKAVAEDLDGHIVYAGTGSGDLASFDIRTGKLLGCFVGKCSGSIRSIARHPELPVIASCGLDAYLRLWDAKTRQPLSAVFLKQHVTSVVIDSHFSAEESEVVEGPQPVTKQDKREVDKPELCKQRSKKKKRRVDADTNRKKIKVRDAATDALADDDDDDDDDDDGHISF from the exons ATGCCGCGGACGAGCGCCGTGGAGTCCCCCGGTTGCCCTCCGCTGAGGGTTCTCACCGCCGACGCTCTCGGCCTTGTCAAAG TTGTCGAAGCCCGCGGAAAGGCGGGAACGCCGAAGGTGGTGGAGACGTGGGGTCCACCCGACGCCTCGCGGTGCGTCGTCGCAGCTTCATTCGCCGATCGAAAGAAGAAACCG ATTTTGGCTGTTGCACGGAAGAATGGATTG ATTGACTTTTTGAATCCGCTGACTGGGGATGCTGTGGCCACTATCAAATTTGGTGAATCTGGGTCCGCCGATTGTGCTGCGGAGGGCGATCCAATTGTTGGCTTGCATCTCTTCAAATCAAGGAAACCAGAATCGACTGCTAT GTTGGGTGTATCACTTATATGtacagaaaaaggaaaagcatGCTTGAGATCTGTTGCAAAGAGGGATGCACAGCCTGATTTGGATACTGATTCTCAAAGCACGTGGAGTGTCTGCAATGCTGGTCAAGTATTATGTTCTTCAGTGGATGGAAGTGAGAACTATGCTTTATTCGGCGG GAAACGTGTTGAACTTAATTTATGGGACCTTGCCAACTGTAGTAAGTTATGGACTGCTAAATCT CCTCCATCTAACAGCCTTGGTATATTCACTCCAACCTGCTTTACTGCTGCAACTTTCTTAAGCAAGGATGATCATCGCAAGATTGTGGCTGGCACCAACAGTCATCAG ATTCGCCTATATGATATTTCTGCCCAAAGAAGGCCTGTTATTTCTGTCGATTTCCGCGAGTCTCCTATTAAGGCAGTTGCTGAGGATCTGGATGGCCATATTGTCTATGCAGGGACCGGATCTGGGGACCTTGCTTCCTTTGACATCAGAACAG GTAAATTGTTGGGATGCTTTGTGGGCAAGTGCAGTGGAAGCATTCGATCAATAGCCAGGCATCCAGAATTGCCTGTAATAGCATCGTGCG GACTTGACGCCTATCTGCGTTTGTGGGATGCAAAGACTAGGCAACCTCTCTCTGCA GTTTTCCTCAAGCAGCATGTCACGAGCGTAGTGATCGATTCACACTTTTCTGCTGAAG AATCCGAAGTAGTTGAAGGTCCGCAACCAGTAACAAAGCAAGACAAGAGGGAAGTTGACAAGCCAGAGCTTTGTAAGCAAAGGagcaagaagaaaaagagacgAGTAGATGCCGAtacaaatagaaagaaaataaaggtCCGAGATGCTGCTACTGATGCTCttgctgatgatgatgatgatgatgatgatgatgatgatggtcaCATAAGTTTCTGA